Part of the Amycolatopsis sp. 195334CR genome is shown below.
CGCCGATCTCGGCACGGTCGAGCAGGCCACCGCCGAGGACTGGCGGCGCAACTACGAGGTGAACGTGGTGGCCGTCGCCGAGCTGACCCGCCTGCTGCTGCCCGCGCTGCGGGCGGCGAAGGGGCACGTGGTGGTGATCAACTCCGGCGCCGGGCTCACCGCGCGGCCGGGCTGGGGACCGTACGCGGCCAGCAAGTTCGCCGCGCGTGCCTTCGCCGACGTCCTGCGCGCCGAGGAGGAGCCGAACGGCCTCCGCGTCACGTCCGTCCACCCCGGACGGACCGACACCGACATGCAGCGCGCGATCGTGGCCGGCGAGGGCAACGAGTACGACCCCGACAAGTACCTGCGGCCCGACTCGGTGGCGATGGCGGTGCTGGCCGCGGTGTCCGCGAGCCCGGACGCGCACCTCACCGAAGTCGTCGTGCGCCCGCGATGACCACCACGCCGACCACGCCGACCAGCAGGTTCGCGAAGACCTCGTAACCACGCAGCAGCTCGATGTGCGGGAAGACGTACCGGTTGAAAGCGTTCAGGAACGGGCCCAGGATCGGCTGGTAGGCGAGGTGGTCGATGGTGCCGCTGATGCCCATCAGCACCAGCAGCCCGCCGACGGTTTCCACCGGTTTGCGCATGACCACGACGCTAGGGAACGGGCCGCCGTGCCCGGCTCCGCCGAAGGTACCGGCACGAGCGACTTCGGTACCGGATCCGGCCGCTCGCGCGGGAAACCTGGGTAGGTTCCGTGCGTGAGCACCCCCCGGAGCCGCCGCGACTGGATCGTGGACAGCGCGTTGTTCGTGCTGGCCGCGGCGTTCGGGCTGTGGCTGGCCACGGCGCGGACGCAGTGGTGGCCGATGCCGGAACCGGCGTGGCTGTTCGTCCTCGACCAGATCGCCGGTGCGCTCGGGTGCGCCGCGTTGTGGTTCCGCCGCCGCTGGCCGGTGCGGCTGGCGGTGGTGCTGATCGCGCTGTCGACGTTCTCCGAACTGATCGCCGGGGCGGCGATGGCGGCGTTGTTCACCGTTGCC
Proteins encoded:
- a CDS encoding SDR family oxidoreductase is translated as MTDLPLALVTGASRGIGAAVAHALEPTHQVLLGGRDAAALAERAAELPGSRPWPVDLGDFHAMRDAVEGIDRLDVLVHSAGVADLGTVEQATAEDWRRNYEVNVVAVAELTRLLLPALRAAKGHVVVINSGAGLTARPGWGPYAASKFAARAFADVLRAEEEPNGLRVTSVHPGRTDTDMQRAIVAGEGNEYDPDKYLRPDSVAMAVLAAVSASPDAHLTEVVVRPR